The genomic stretch AGTAGGAtttcaggatcatatggtagctttatttttacttttattttttaaggaaactccagtgttctccatagtgactgcaccaatttatattcccaccaacagtgtatctCCTGGTGGGAGATTCTTTCTTACGACCTCATCTTAGAAGTTGGTTTCACCAGGTAGCCTTCCACCATCTCCAGAAAGCTCACAATCCTCATCGCCATAGAACACATCATGGTTGCAATCAAGTAATGTGCTATGTTACTAGTTGATTCCTCTCTCTGGTTCTTAGGAAGCTCTGATCTCCAAAAGGATGAGGACCTTGGCTCTTTCGTTCACTGCTGTTTCTCTAACATCTAGGAAAGTTCTGGCAAACTGCAGGCAAAAACATCCTAGTagaaagaatgagtgaatgaagagaTGAAGGGGAGTACTCAGGCATCTCCTGAGAGTAGCGTTCTGCCCCCTCACAGGTACAACAGAAGATGAGGATTTGAGACGCATCTGCATGAAGAAAAGGTCCAGACACCTGAGTGACAGCCGTGAGCCTTCATAATAAACAAGGAAGCACTGTGCCAGTTCTGGGGACGAACAGGAGCAGGTGAACTGTTTTCCGACAACATCATGCCACTCTGCCACCTGCGAAGACCTTAATGAGTTTTAATCTAGGATAAAACATAGTATGCTTCTTACTAAATGCCTAATATGAAATAACATTTTGTAGGAGAAAATATAATTGAGATTTCTGAAATTCAGTGTTCATGCAGTAATAGTTGTTCTTTacacatattttggatattaaccgcTTATCAGACATacaatttgcaaataatttttcccattcagtaTGCTGCCTTGTCATTTTGTGGAAGGTTTCAGTGGCTATGCATAAACTTTTTAGATTGGTATATTCCCACtcgtttaattttgtttttgttgcctttgattttggtgtcaaatccaagaATTTGTCTCCACGCGTTATGTCAAGGAGCTTGCCACCTATGATTTCATCAGAACTTGTATGGGTTCAGGTCTTATGATcaagtcttcaatccattttgagttaactttggTGTGTGGTGTAAGagagtgttccagtttcattctgttgcatgtggctgtccaggtTTCCCGAGCCATTAATTGAAGAGATTGtccttcccttttcattttcttggctcCTTTGGTAGGAATCAATTGACCATCCATGTGTGGgattatttctggattttctcaTCAGtcccattgatctgtatgtctgtttttcgTACCACAATCAAGTTCGTCAGCACACTCATCACCTCACAGAGttattttgtgcatgtgtgtgtgtgtgtttgtgcgtgtgGTGTGAACacttaagttaatttttgtatatggtgtgcgGTGTGGGTCAcggttttttttctcttccaaaatGTTTATCTACTTCTTCCAgcacagtttttttttcatttatttttattagttggaggctaattacttcacagtattgcagggggttttgtcatacattgacatgaatcagccatggagttacatgtattccacatcccgatcccccctcccacctccctctccacccggttcctcttggtcttcccagtgcaccaggcccgagcacttgtctcatgcatcccacctgggctggtgatctgtttcactttagataatatacatgctgttctctcgaaacatcccaccctcgccttctcccacagagtccaaaagtctgttctgtacatctgtgtctctttttctgttttgcatatagggttatcattaccatctttctaaattccatatatgtgcgttagtatgctgtaatgttccttatctttctggcttacttcactctgtataatgggctccagtttcatccatctcattagaactgattcaaatgaattctttttaacggctgagtgatattccatggtgtatctgtaccacagcttccttatccattcgtctgctgatgggcatctaggttgcttccatgttctggctattataaacagtgctgcgatgaacattggggtgcacgtgtctctttcagatctggtttcctcagtgtgtatgcccagaagtggtattccagcacagtttttaaaaaaggctttccTTTTCCCCATTGAAGTACTTTGTCACTTTTTTCATAAATTGGTTGTTCATATGTGTGCAAATCTGTTTCTGGacctctattttgtttcattaataTATGTGTCTGTACTTACATCAGTAACACACTGTCTGAATTATTGTAGATTTCAGGTAAGTCTTACCATTACATAATAGAAATCCTCCATGATAATCCCTGCTTTGTGTATTCTAGTTCCTTTgcatagaaatataaatttctgaCATCTCCATTTCAGTTTTCACCAAAAAGATGCCAAATAACTGGTTGAACAAGTAGAAGACAAATGAAGAAAGTGTTATAAAATTTCAGCAACACTCAATCAAGTAGACATATATTAAAGAACACTGCACCCATTCTTGGATGAATATGCATTCTGCTCTTGGGACACATGAAACATTCTTCTAGATAGACCATGTGTTGAAATCAGGCAGAGTACGTTTTCCACCTCTTCATGGCTTCATAGTCCACAAAAGTgtccgaaatgcagtatttgggtgcagtctcaaagcaacagaatgatctctgtttgtttcaaaGGCCAACCGTTCaatttcacagtaatccaaatctagtcaccaaccagtaatgctgaagaagctgaagttgaacagttctctgaagacctacaagactttctagaactaacacccaagaaagatgtccttttcattatagggaactggaatgcaaaagcaggacgtcaagaaatacctggagtaacaggcacatttggctttggagtacaaaaatgaagcagggcaaaggctaatagagttttgccaagagaactcacttgtcatagcaaacaccctcttccaaccacacaagagatgacttcacatggatatcaccagatggtcaatacagaaatttgattgattatattctttgcagccaaagatggagaagctctatacggtcagcaaaaacaagactgggagctgactgtggctcagatcaaaaCTGCTGGTTGCAGTTttaaaactcagacttaaattgaagaaactaggggaaaccactagaccatttggttatggcctaaatcaaattccttatgattatacagtggaagtgacatacAGATTCTaaggattatatctgatagagtgcctgaaacatcatggatggaggtttatgccattgtacaggaggcagtgatcaagagcgtccccaagagaaagaaatgtaaaaagggcaaaacggctgtctgaggagcccttacaaatagctgagaacagaagggatgctaaaggcaaaagagaaaaggaaagatatactcatttgaagccacagttacaaagaatagcaaggagagctaagaaagccatcctcagtgatcaatgcaaagaaatagaggaaagcaacagaatggggaagactagaggtctcttcaagaaaattagagataccaaggaacatttcatgccaagctgagcacaataaaggacagaaatgttagggacctaacaaaagcaaaagctattaagaagaagtggcaagaacacGCAGAAGtactatacgaaaaagatcttagtgacccagataaccacaatggtgtgatcacccacctagagtcagacatcctggaaagtgaagtcaagtgggccttaggaagcatcactacgaacaaagctagtggaggtgatggaattccagttgagctatttcaaaacctaaaagatgatgctgtaaaagtgcttcactccatatgccagcacatttggaaaactcagcggttgCCACAGGACTTtaaaaggtcagttgtcattctCTTCCAAAattaaggcaatgccaaagagtgttcaaactgccgcacagttgtactcatctcacatgctagcaaagtaatgctcaaaagtctccaagccaggcttcaactgtacatgaacagtgaacttccagatgttcaagctggctttagaaaaggcagaggaagcagagatcaacttgtcaacatctgttggatctttgagaaagcaagggagttccaggaaaacatctacttctgctttattgacaacaccaaagcccttgactgtgtggatcacaacaaactgtggaaaattcttcaagaggtggggataccagaccacctaacctgcctcctgagatatcggtatgcaggtcaagcagcagcagttagtactggacatggaacaacagactggttccaaattgcaaaaggagtacgacaaggctgtatattatcaccctgcctatttaacttgtgtgcagagtacatcatgagaaatgctggactggaggaagcacaagctggaaacaacattgccgggagaaatatcaataagctcagataggcaggtgacaccacccttctggcagaaagtgaagaactaaagagcctcttgataaaagtgaaagaggagagtgaaaaagctggcttaaagctcaacattcagaaaggtaagaccatggcatctggtccaatgacttcatggcaaatagatgggggaacaatggaaacagtgaaaggctttatttGATTgtggtccaaaatcactgcagatgttgcctgcagccatgaaattcaaagatgcttgctccttggaagaaaagctatgaccaacctagacagcatattgaaaagcagagacgttactttgccgacaaaggtctgtctagtcaaagctatggtttttccagtagtcatgtatggatgtgagagttggactctaaagaaagcagagcaccgaagaaatgatgcttttgaacggtggtgttggagaagactcttgagagtcccctggacttcaaggagatccaaccagcccatgctaaaggaaatgattcctgaatgttcattggaaggactgatgctgaagttgaaactccaatactttcaccacctgatgcaaagaactgactcactagaaaagaccctgttgctgggcaagattgaaggcaggaagagaaggagccgacagaggatgagatggttaggtggcatcaccgactcgatggacatgattttgtgcAAATttcaggagttggcgatggacagggaagcctggtgtgctgcagtccatggggtcacaaaagagtcagacatgactgagtgactgaactgaatggaacattTGCCAACAACTATGGAATTAAGTTAAAATTGACCCAGAAaaaaggcatcaagagaaaatgCCTGTGTTTTTGAAGGCAGCAGTAGTGGGAGCTATGTAAATTGAGAAAAAAGTGTTGATGCCgtgttttcctggtggtccaatggttaagagtcCACTTGTCAAGACAAAGGCCTCCCGTTCAAGTGACCCTGTGCACTAAAACGATTGAGGCTGCACTTTACAACCCAGGAGCCAAACTCAGAGCCTATGCACACCAGCcgctgaagcctgtgtgcttcagagcctgtgctctgcaacaggagaggccactgcaatgagacatGCTGGCATTGCACCTGGGTGGTAGCCCtgcttgccacaattagagaaagcccatgcacaggaACAAAGACCCCACCACAGCcaatgacaaataaataaataaatgtttatacagTGTACATGCCtccttcaaaacagaaaaagacacaaattCCCCATTAACATGAGCAACAAAAGAGAATAAACTTCAAATCCTggacaaaattatttttcccctttccatcacattatttatttatttatttgctgttgggatatagttgctttgcactgctgtgttagtttctgcagtagAGCAAACTGAATCAGGTATACACactagtatgtataaaatagataactaatgaaaattattattttttaaacgaAAGACTGCTATGTACAATGGATGGCAGAAATTTATGACTAGATTTTTCATTCTATACAttacctgttcagttcagttcagttcagccgctcagtcgtgaccgactctttgcgaccccatgaaccacagcacgccaggcctccctgtccatcaccaactcccgagtctacccaaacccatgtccactgagttggtgatgccatccaaccatctcatcccctgtcgtccccttctcctgccctcaatctttcccagcatcagggtcttttccaatgagtcagctcttcccatcaggtggccaaaatattggagtttcaccctcaacatcagtccttcgaatgaaaacccaggactcatctcctttagaatggactggttgaatctccttgaagtccaagggactctcaagagtcttctccaacaccacagttcaaaagcatcgattcttcggcactcagctttctttatagtccaactctcacatccatacatgactactggaaaaaccatagccttgactaggtggccctttgtggacaaagtaatgtctatgctttttttttttttcatttatttttattagttggaggctaattactttacaatattgtagtgatttttgccatacattgacatgaatcagccatggatttacatgtgttccccattccgatcccccctcccacctccctccccatcccatccctctgggtcatcccagtgcaccagccctgagcacttgtctcatgcatccaacctgggctggtgatctgtttcacccctgatagtatacttgtttcaatgctattctctcagaacatcccaccctcgccttctcccacagagtcccaaagtctgttctgtacatctgtgtctctttttctgttttgcatatagggttatcgttaccatcttttaaaattccatacatatgtgttagtgtactgtattgatctttatctttctggcttacttcactctgtataataggctctggtttcatccatctcattagaactgattcaaatgaattctttttaacggctgaggaatattccattgtgtatatgtagcatagcttccttatccgttcatctgcagatgggcatctaggttgcttccatgtcctggcaattataaacagggctgtgatgaacatttgggtgcacgtgtctctttcagatctagtttcctcggtgtgtatacctaggagtgggagtgctgggtcatacggcagttctatgtccagtgttttaaggaatctccacactgttctccatagtggctgtactagtttgcattcccaccaacagtgtaagagggtcccctttcctccacaccctttccagcatttattgcttgcagacttttggatagcagccatcctgactggcgtgtaatggtacctcactgaggttttgatttgcatttctctgataatgagtgatgttgagcatcttttcatgtgcttgtcagccacctgtatgtctctttggagaaatgtctgtttcgttctttagcccattttttgattgggtcatttacttttctggaattgagctgcaggagttgcttgtatattcttgagattaacgctttgtctgttgctttattcgccatcattttctcccattcagagggctgtcttttcaccttgcttatagtttcctttgttgtgcaaaagcttccaAGTctcattaggtctcatttgtttatttttgcttctagttccaatattctgggaggtgggtcatagaggctcctgctgtgatttatgtcggagagtgttttgcctatgttctcctctaggagttttatagtttctggtcttacatttagatctttaatccgttttgagtttatttttgtgtatggtgttaaatagtgttctagtttcattcttttacaagcggttgaccagttttcccagcaccacttgttaaagaggttgactctttccattgcatatccttgcctcctttgtcgaagataaggtgtccataggttcgtggatatatctcacggacagaggagcctggtgggctacagttcatggggttacaaagagtcagacaggactgaagcgaattagcacaCAGCACTGGCCAAAGAACCTAGCGTGTCTGGTAGCTACCTGTTTAAGAAATGAATTCTAGGTATTTTCTAAAAGAACTAGAAGATTTAGAGAAGCTAATTTAATCTTAATTTCTGAATAATGATTTACTGATTGAATTTAACAGATGATGAATAACAGAAATGAATAGCTTCAGATAGTTTTACACTACACAATGTTAGGTATAACTAGGTATTTAATAAGCATAGCATATCATGGTGAAAATCATTTAAAGACAACTAACTTCCTAGTTCTCTTCCATCCAACCCCCAGTGCTGACCTTGTCACCTTGAATGGGACTGTATTGTAACAGGGGTCAGCGAGGACGTCACTGTGGACTTCATCAGGCAGGAGTAGCAGCACTTGGACCTTGTACAGAGATGCCTGGGCCAGGAGGCGACACTGGAGACCTACAGCCAACTGTGTGCAATGGGTCAGCAAGGACAGCTGCCCTCTGCACTTTCCAGGGGCCTCAGAGAGGCTGCTTGCAGTCTCAGCTGCTGAATGCTCTGGGGCATCTGAagtgtgtcctctttgatttgctCGAGATACTTCAGTCCTTTTACACTTCTTGATTACTCTATTCCCAGGGAAATGGGATTACTTTCCTGAAGAGCAAATAGGAGCGTGGTTGAAAGGCCCTGAAACCCAGTTAACTGGACCCAATCGCGTATCATGTCCTGTTCACAGGTAACCAAGCTCGCAAACCAGAGGTCATCTTCAAGCTGGAGAAAGGAGACGGCCCATGGACACTGGAGGAAGAAAACCCACATCACGGCTGCTCAGATGTGTGACCTGAGTAGCTGGGGGACGTGGAGTAGATCTGTTTTTCTAGGACAGGCTGATGCCTTCGAAAGACTCTGAAGATAACCTGTCTTGAAGGTTCTAAGAGCGCCCGTGACTCCTTTCCCAGAGTTCTCTGCACCATGAAGCACCTGCCGGGAACTCGGGGCACTTTGTGTTGGCTGCAGCCATTATAACAAGATGGCAGTGGCGGCGCAGACACCCGGGTGCCTCCTGGCGGGAGCCGGCGGCACTGGTGGCAGTGGTGTCGCCGCCATAACTTCACGGCTCCCCTTTACCAGCCCCCGAAGTCGTCGCCAGAAGCCAGAGGCTCAGCCGGCTAACGGTGAGAACCCCCTCAACGGTCAGTGGGCTGGTGAAAAGACATCTGACAGTAGCGGTGGTCAGGGTCCCCTTGGCGGATTCTGAGCCCTGTAACGCTGAGAAACAGCCAGCGTTCTCTGTTTCCTGCCTGCCTTCACGGCCTTGCTCCGTGGACGAGCCCGAGGGGCGTCCATCGTCCCCTTAGAGGTGTCGGAGCTTAACCCCAACCCCGTCTTTGTCTCTCAGGATGGCGAGCAGCAGCGGACCCAAGGCCGATTCCATTGTCGGAGGGAGATATAAACTGGTTCGGGAGATCGGGTGTGGCTCCTTCGGGGACGTTTATTTGGCGATAGACCTCACCAACCACGAGGAAGTGGCAGTGAAACTAGAGTCACAGGATGCGAGGCAGCCCCTGTTGGTATATGAGAAGGAGCTCTATGATGTTCTTCAAGGTGGGGTTGGCATCCCCCAGATACGGTGGTTTGGTCAGGAAGCGGACTCTAATGTGCTCGTCATGGATCTTCTGGGACCCAGCCTTGAAGACCTCTTCAATTTCTGTTCAAGAAAGTTCACTATGAAAACTATACTTATGTTAGCTGATCAGATGATCAGTAGACTCgaatatgtgcatacacacaatCTGATACACAGAGACATTAAACCAGAAAACTTCCTAATGGGTACTGGGCAGCAGTGGAAGCAGTTATTCCTTATCGATTTTGGTTTGGCCAAGAAGTACAGAGACCCCAGGACGGGGCAACACATACGGTACAAAAAGGGTAAAAGTCTCACTGGCACGCCTCTCTATGCTAGCATCACTGCACATCTTGGTCGACAGAGTCGCCGAGATGACATGGAATCATTAGGATATGTTTTGATGTATTTTAATAGAGCCAGCCTGCCATGGCAAGGATTACAGGCTGCAACAACGAAGGAAACATTTGAAAAGATTAGAGAAATGAAGACGACTACATCCGTTGATGTTTTATGTGACGGCTTTCCTATACAATTTGCCATGTATTTAAAGTATTGTTGTGGGCTGTCCTTTGAGGAAGCCCCGGATTACAGATATCTGAGGCGGCTATTCCGCCTTCT from Cervus elaphus chromosome X, mCerEla1.1, whole genome shotgun sequence encodes the following:
- the LOC122690467 gene encoding casein kinase I-like, translating into MASSSGPKADSIVGGRYKLVREIGCGSFGDVYLAIDLTNHEEVAVKLESQDARQPLLVYEKELYDVLQGGVGIPQIRWFGQEADSNVLVMDLLGPSLEDLFNFCSRKFTMKTILMLADQMISRLEYVHTHNLIHRDIKPENFLMGTGQQWKQLFLIDFGLAKKYRDPRTGQHIRYKKGKSLTGTPLYASITAHLGRQSRRDDMESLGYVLMYFNRASLPWQGLQAATTKETFEKIREMKTTTSVDVLCDGFPIQFAMYLKYCCGLSFEEAPDYRYLRRLFRLLFRTLNYQYDYAFDWVVLKQKAEQQAASSSGQGQQAQPPAPPGNQSEETKSEAKGSKA